A window of Oryza glaberrima chromosome 2, OglaRS2, whole genome shotgun sequence genomic DNA:
CGACCTACCTCGATGCACATTTGGAATTAGGACACATAATTGCAGCTGGTAGTTGTCATAATCAATCAAGAAATTGCTTAACACAGAAGATTAAGGTAGGTGTATAGCCATTAGTTAGCCACATGAGGCAGGCCGAGATGAAGCCTTCATCAGTGCAAAGCTCTGATCTAATCATTGACGCCATCAGTCTTTCAGTCGTCGCATGCATGCATCGTTAGTCATCAAGTAAAGCAAGGATTTCATACAATAATCACCAAAACAGTTGATTGCAACACGATCTGGGGGCATAGCTAACTGACGAACTTTGACTGATCAGTGGATAAAACGGCCACTGATTGCCAAATTAATTCGTCATTTGTTAATGCTTTCACTGACCATGACTTCTTCCTATCtgcttctaattttgacgtttCTGGCATCATCTCAATTAGCATCGCTCCTTGGAGATCAGTACAATAAATTAATCTTTTTGTGTTGATTACCGTACTTAGGGGTCGTTAATTACTACCCGAGATTGGCACTTCCCTTAGCAAGACCAGAGTAGCTTGAAATTTCCAAGAAACTCTCTTTCTGGTGAATATTTTGACCGATTCTTTTACTTATCTCGTCGGGAAATGGAGAGCACCGATGCATACGGCATCTGAAAAGGAGTAGAATATAATCTTCTAGTGCATTTTTCTTCCCTGGAGAATGTAAAAAATGCAAggataataaaattaaaagggaGTTGAGACCAAACTGTCCTTATCAAACTGATGGACCTATCGTTATACTAGAGATTCTCATGAGGTGGTAACCTGGTAAAATACTGTGTTATTTTCACCCACATCTGCAAAAACGTATTCTAACACTTGCGCAAAGAGACAGAAGCTAATGTCAAATTCATGACCTCGCTAAATTCCTATTAATAGCATAACCGGGTGTGCTTAATATTATGTGTACCTGGATTTAAATCTTGATGGTTGGAGTATCTACTACATTTGATAATATTTAAGGTCATTATTTACTGCATGATCATAGTATCATATTATGCAGTAAATCATGAAAATTGTGTGTGTAAATGACTAAATTGCAAAattattgcaaaaagaaaataaaaacctgTTCAATTTGCCCATTGTAAATGAGTCCGAGCCAGTTAATTTATAACTGCAACATGAGTAAATTGCTTGCATTTTTCCTAGTACCTTAGGCTATATTTGGTTTAGGATTTTAAGGGCTGGATTGGAGGATTTTTTTTCGAACGCGCAAAATAGTTATACATCaatatgttagaataaaaagagtttttgttacacaacgcaATTGGCCACACAGGCCTATGTCGGGggtgaagaaagaaaaaaacctaaagttaaaaggaaaggaaaaaattaTTGCAAAACAAAGGCTACTCCAAACAAACGAGAGGTAGGAGACGGAGCCACACTATACTCCTAGCAAACCCTCAAAAGCTGTAATGCCTGCGGAAAACCACAGACAACCTTCCGAGTGGATAGACTCTATAAACACGGAAACCGAGGAAAGGGCCGAGTCGAAAACCCTAGAGTTTTGTTCCTTCCACAGCTGCCAAGAGATCAGTAGGACTAGGGAGTCGAAGCATGCGCGAAGATGCTTAGGTAAGCAAGTCCTACCAGACGACCACCAGTCCTTAAGCAAATTGCCACCGGGGAGGAGGGCAGTCCAGCCCTCAGGTGACAAAACATGGTGTTAGGTCTGTCAAGGGAACACACAGTCGAGGAGAATGTGGTTCGCCGTCTCAAACTCCTGAGCACAAAAGGGACAGACATAGTGGCTATCAATACCACGCTTTTGAAAAAGATCAGCTGTCCAGCAACGCTGCTGAAATGCAAACCGAAGAAAGAATTTGCATTTGGCAGGGCCTTTCGCGTGCCAGAGCAGGTTGGCACAGGCAAATGAGTGCTAGCCAAAGAAGAATGCCTGTTATGCTGAGCGCGCCAAGTAACACTGATCACTCGTCCAACACCAAACGAGACGATCCTCAACGCCCGATAAGAGCTAGGTAGGAAGCACCGCATCCCAAACTAGAAGCAACTGAGAGATGACCGTAGGTGTTAATATGCATAGGATTGGAGGATTAATATGCTAAGCATGTCAGTAGGTGTTAATTACCCTGTTTAATCCCCTTTTTGCAGTGGAATTGAAGTTTGAGTTTCTTATTGGGTAGACTGAAAAGTTAGTAGCAGCATTTCAATCGTCAGTGTTTTACTGATTGCACGATTATTACAGTGCGTCAGGAGATTGAAAGTTTCCATTAACTGCAATCTATAGCAGCTGGGAAATGtacataaaaatacaaaatcaacttttatatattcttGTAGGTTTGTATGATTGTATCTACAGATTGAAGTAGTATTTACAAGGGGTGATCATGCATGGATCTCTTCTCCCcgggttttttttcccttctaaaTCTAGTCTAGTattgaacaaattaattaaagcttTAAACTTGTGTTAAGCTCTAagcttctgaaaaaaaaatacgaaaAAATTGTTTCCCCTAAAAAGAAGGGGGACAAAAAGCTGAATCTTCATCTATCTTCACTCGGCGTCCTCTTGGATGATGCTCAGCACGCGCTTCAGCCGCgaacgcgccgccgcggcgagcttcTCGCCGCCGCTCTTCGGCGGGCTCCACGACGCCGGGAACTCACCCAGCGTCCGCTCGTTGAGCTTCTCGTGGAGCaggacgtcgccgccgtcgagccgctCGTCCCGCAGCGGCGTGACGCGCACCGTCTTCCTcttcctgtcgccgccgccgcggcgaaccCCTCGGCGTCGCGGCGCcttggcggccgcggccgcgagcGCGGCGCTCGCGCGCACCGCCAGCGCGGCCATGTCGGCGGTGGATAGCGGCTGCCCGAGCATCGCCGCCGGGAGAACGAAGTAAATCTGCCCCGGC
This region includes:
- the LOC127764313 gene encoding uncharacterized protein LOC127764313, which gives rise to MGLKLSCISCRRRSSSHQPAPAPARVITADGSLKELAVSSAVADVLRGEGEGRSFFVCNSDALYFNEQPPALAPGEALRPGQIYFVLPAAMLGQPLSTADMAALAVRASAALAAAAAKAPRRRGVRRGGGDRKRKTVRVTPLRDERLDGGDVLLHEKLNERTLGEFPASWSPPKSGGEKLAAAARSRLKRVLSIIQEDAE